One Cyprinus carpio isolate SPL01 unplaced genomic scaffold, ASM1834038v1 S000006565, whole genome shotgun sequence genomic region harbors:
- the LOC122144022 gene encoding arp2/3 complex-activating protein rickA-like: MTDNGNQYICVIIDYMTKWPQAYPLKSKAAREVADCLLKFVHQFEAPKRVLTDQGKEFVNTLNSHICKVLNIKRSLCAPYHPQTNGLVERMNATIQRSLCKLVKDKPNDWDKHLDAVMFGLRTKRQMTTKYSPYFLMFGREARYPSEIPEHYQIDKSVEDTLSIEELTESAIAISEVLTEAHINNRASQERIRRGTKQKKAQRKSFKVGDKVWRENKRSQQRKGGKLEANFLGPYTITVLEGKSADLVDERGVTFPKINVDHLRLHVEELPRIPHKLNSSSQSVSVPVGFASPSSPATPPRVPSPASPPPVPSPASPPPVPSPASPPPVPSSASPPPVPSPASPPPVPSPASPPPVPKLPPTCSLPASPPPVPSVHVVSPAPSSPASPPPVHVVSPAPSLPASPPPVHVVSSAPLLTCISTTSARTASNMLLTGISTTSPCGLSSPLLTCISTTSARTASNMLLTGISTTSPCGLSSPLLTGISTTSPCGLSSPLLTGISTTSPCGLSSPLLTCISTTSPCGLFSPLLTCISTTSPCGLSSPLLTCISTTSPCGLSSPLLTCISTTSPCGLSSPLLTGISTTSPCGLSSPLLTGISTTSPCGLSSPLLTLHLHHQSMWSLQPPPHLHLHHQSMWSLQPPPHLHLHHQCQNCLQHAPYRHLHHQSMWSLQPPPHLHLHHQSLPQHLQEL, encoded by the exons ATGACGGACAATGGCAACCAGTACATTTGTGTTATCATTGATTATATGACGAAGTGGCCCCAGGCTTATCCCCTCAAATCTAAGGCTGCCAGGGAGGTTGCAGATTGCCTTTTAAAGTTTGTGCATCAGTTTGAGGCACCTAAGAGAGTCCTCACAGACCAGGGGAAGGAGTTTGTAAACACA CTGAACAGTCATATCTGCAAAGTCCTTAATATCAAAAGGTCATTGTGTGCACCCtaccatccacagaccaacggGCTTGTGGAAAGAATGAACGCAACAATACAGAG ATCCCTTTGCAAGCTTGTCAAAGACAAGCCCAATGACTGGGACAAGCACCTCGATGCTGTTATGTTTGGGCTTCGCACAAAGCGGCAGATGACAACAAAGTACTCGCCATACTTTTTAATGTTTGGAAGAGAGGCCCGTTACCCTTCCGAAATACCTGAGCACTATCAG ATTGACAAGAGTGTGGAGGACACACTGTCAATCGAGGAATTAACTGAATCGGCTATTGCCATCAGTGAGGTTTTAACTGAGGCTCATATAAATAACAGAGCTTCACAGGAAAGGATAAGGCgaggaacaaaacaaaagaaagcacAAAGAAAGAGTTTCAAAGTGGGGGACAAAGTGTGGAGGGAAAATAAAAGGAGCCAACAACGTAAGGGTGGCAAACTGGAGGCAAACTTTCTTGGCCCCTATACAATCACTGTATTGGAAGGCAAAAGTGCAGACCTGGTAGATGAAAGGGGTGTAACATTCCCCAAAATAAATGTTGACCATTTAAGGCTACATGTTGAGGAATTACCCCGCATACCACATAAACTAAACTCTTCATCACAATCAGTTTCAGTTCCTGTGGGCTTTGCATCCCCCTCCTCACCAGCAACTCCACCACGAGTGCCATCACCAGCATCTCCACCACCAGTCCCATCACCAGCATCTCCACCACCAGTCCCATCACCAGCATCTCCACCACCAGTCCCATCATCAGCATCTCCACCACCAGTCCCATCACCAGCATCTCCACCACCAGTCCCATCGCCAGCATCTCCACCACCAGTGCCAAAACTGCCTCCAACCTGCTCCTTACCGGCATCTCCACCACCAGTGCCATCAGTCCATGTGGTCTCTCCAGCCCCCTCCTCACCGGCATCTCCACCACCAGTCCATGTGGTCTCTCCAGCCCCCTCCTTACCTGCATCTCCACCACCAGTCCATGTGGTCTCTTCAGCCCCCCTCCTCACCTGCATCTCCACCACCAGTGCCAGAACTGCCTCCAACATGCTCCTTACCGGCATCTCCACCACCAGTCCATGTGGTCTCTCCAGCCCCCTCCTCACCTGCATCTCCACCACCAGTGCCAGAACTGCCTCCAACATGCTCCTCACCGGCATCTCCACCACCAGTCCATGTGGTCTCTCCAGCCCCCTCCTCACCGGCATCTCCACCACCAGTCCATGTGGTCTCTCCAGCCCCCTCCTCACCGGCATCTCCACCACCAGTCCATGTGGTCTCTCCAGCCCCCTCCTCACCTGCATCTCCACCACCAGTCCATGTGGTCTCTTCAGCCCCCTCCTCACCTGCATCTCCACCACCAGTCCATGTGGTCTCTCCAGCCCCCTCCTCACCTGCATCTCCACCACCAGTCCATGTGGTCTCTCCAGCCCCCTCCTCACCTGCATCTCCACCACCAGCCCATGTGGTCTCTCCAGCCCCCTCCTCACCGGCATCTCCACCACCAGTCCATGTGGTCTCTCCAGCCCCCTCCTCACCGGCATCTCCACCACCAGTCCATGTGGTCTCTCCAGCCCCCTCCTCACCCTGCATCTCCACCACCAGTCCATGTGGTCTCTTCAGCCCCCTCCTCACCTGCATCTCCACCACCAGTCCATGTGGTCTCTTCAGCCCCCTCCTCACCTGCATCTCCACCACCAGTGCCAGAACTGCCTCCAACATGCTCCTTACCGGCATCTCCACCACCAGTCCATGTGGTCTCTCCAGCCCCCTCCTCACCTGCATCTCCACCACCAGTCCTTGCCACAGCATCTTCAGGAGTTGTGA